A part of Phoenix dactylifera cultivar Barhee BC4 unplaced genomic scaffold, palm_55x_up_171113_PBpolish2nd_filt_p 000113F, whole genome shotgun sequence genomic DNA contains:
- the LOC103698611 gene encoding uncharacterized protein LOC103698611, with product MKETGGAAVAAELPVGQKLIKVISNVCFTAFVFSVLVFTVIAVTYQPPDPWLQSTAALTKNLAATLPNATFATDESLLPTGEDLVSLPPNASLLSPSAAAPPVASAPDAAVASCDPDAPLNCSDPRVLVAIRRFNARVSFRRSIIFLGYETPVAGSKPDECDGAWRFRNRKEKSWRRYRDYRRFRLAPADNCTFEVVFAGKFRSGTNAARRRTRPSSSSSATAPAVQISDAEINDTIPTLGSESDFRKGRYLYYTRGGDYCKGMNHYLWSFLCGLGEAQFLNRTFVMDLSICLAATYNPSGRDEEGKDFRFYFDFEHLKESASVVEEGNFLRQWRWWDRTAAQKKGGGRIGVRKVPTYKVTPMQLKKDRSTIIWRQFDGPEPENYWYRVCEGRAAKYVQRPWHAIWKSKRLMNIVTEIAGKMDWDYDAVHVVRGEKAQNKLLWPNLDADTSPDVLVKKLVNVIKPMRNLYIATNELFYNYFDKLRSHFKVHLLDDYKEMWGNKSEWYNETMALNGGRPVEFDGYMRVAVDTEVLYRGKTRVETFNNLTRDCKDGINTC from the coding sequence CTTCACCGTCATCGCCGTCACCTACCAGCCCCCCGACCCCTGGCTCCAGTCCACCGCCGCCCTCACCAAGAACCTCGCCGCCACACTCCCCAACGCCACCTTCGCCACCGACGAATCCCTcctccccaccggcgaagacCTCGTCTCCCTCCCCCCCAacgcctccctcctctccccctccgccgccgcgCCGCCTGTTGCCTCCGCCCCTGACGCTGCGGTCGCCTCCTGCGACCCCGACGCGCCGCTCAACTGCTCCGATCCCCGCGTCCTCGTCGCGATCCGGCGCTTCAACGCCCGGGTCTCTTTCCGCCGCTCCATCATCTTCCTCGGCTACGAGACCCCCGTCGCCGGATCCAAGCCCGACGAGTGCGACGGCGCCTGGCGCTTTCGCAACCGGAAGGAGAAATCCTGGCGCCGCTACAGGGACTACCGTCGCTTCCGGCTCGCCCCCGCCGACAACTGCACATTCGAGGTCGTCTTCGCTGGCAAATTTCGCTCCGGCACCAACGCCGCCCGACGCCGCACCCGCCCATCGTCGTCCTCTTCCGCCACCGCCCCGGCCGTCCAGATCTCCGACGCCGAGATCAACGACACGATCCCGACACTCGGATCCGAATCAGACTTCCGGAAGGGGCGTTATCTCTACTACACTCGCGGAGGAGACTACTGCAAGGGGATGAATCACTATCTCTGGAGCTTCTTGTGCGGCCTCGGGGAAGCGCAGTTCTTGAACCGGACCTTCGTCATGGATCTGAGCATTTGCCTGGCTGCCACTTATAATCCTAGTGGCCGAGATGAGGAGGGCAAGGATTTCCGGTTTTACTTTGATTTCGAGCACCTCAAGGAGTCGGCGTCGGTGGTGGAAGAGGGAAATTTCTTACGGCAATGGCGGTGGTGGGACCGCACGGCTGCCCAGAAGAAGGGGGGCGGCCGGATCGGGGTTCGCAAGGTGCCCACCTACAAGGTCACCCCAATGCAGCTCAAGAAGGACAGGAGCACGATCATCTGGAGGCAGTTCGATGGGCCGGAGCCTGAGAACTACTGGTACCGTGTGTGCGAGGGCCGGGCTGCCAAGTATGTGCAGCGGCCATGGCATGCCATCTGGAAGTCAAAGCGGCTGATGAACATTGTCACGGAGATCGCCGGAAAGATGGACTGGGATTATGATGCCGTCCATGTGGTCCGCGGGGAGAAGGCTCAGAATAAGCTGCTGTGGCCTAATTTGGATGCTGACACATCCCCGGATGTGCTTGTGAAGAAGCTGGTGAATGTAATTAAACCTATGAGGAACTTATACATAGCTACCAATGAGCTGTTCTATAACTACTTCGATAAGCTGAGGTCGCACTTCAAGGTGCATTTGCTCGATGATTACAAGGAGATGTGGGGGAACAAGAGCGAGTGGTATAATGAGACAATGGCACTCAATGGTGGACGGCCGGTGGAGTTTGATGGGTATATGAGGGTGGCAGTGGATACAGAGGTGCTGTACAGGGGAAAGACGAGGGTCGAGACATTCAATAACCTGACCAGGGATTGTAAGGATGGGATCAATACGTGTTGA